From the genome of Streptomyces sp. NBC_01775, one region includes:
- a CDS encoding pilus assembly protein produces the protein MTTAIVLPLMLVLAWLGIQAITWHWAAEAALTAAREGAQRGSEYQGSAAGGAREAQDLVGRLAGDNLRGATVSTAGSSATRVRIEVSGLAPSLVPGMDGLRVTQSASAPVERWTKQGEAGQ, from the coding sequence GTGACCACGGCGATCGTGCTGCCTTTGATGCTGGTGCTCGCGTGGCTCGGTATCCAGGCGATCACCTGGCACTGGGCTGCGGAGGCCGCGCTGACGGCGGCCCGGGAGGGAGCGCAGCGCGGCTCGGAGTACCAGGGGTCAGCGGCCGGAGGGGCACGCGAGGCCCAGGACCTGGTCGGGCGGCTGGCAGGAGACAACCTTCGCGGTGCGACGGTCTCGACCGCTGGGAGTTCGGCCACGCGTGTGCGCATCGAGGTGTCCGGGCTGGCGCCCTCGTTGGTGCCGGGTATGGACGGCCTGCGGGTGACCCAGTCGGCTTCCGCACCGGTGGAGCGGTGGACCAAGCAGGGGGAGGCCGGCCAGTGA
- a CDS encoding type II secretion system F family protein, translating into MLWGLLYGLGAGAGLIGLVHAVYGTSRPARPGLLRRWQAARRTGAASQNARARTRVQLGLAAAVFVVVWLATGVFVLAVVGACALAGIPWLLAPIKQAAVRIDQLEALAEWTQRLSNALRVGKGLLQAMKDSRTGCPEPIAGPVADLGERLELRVAPETALRAFADDIDDVTGDRVAAALILAVTSAGRGRGLADSLELYAVAVRAEVASRQKIEAQRKKSRTTLKILIYILLGVVGLGLMIPSYTAPYASLMGQLVLAVVALLLAATLVWVRQLSIPSSAPRLLIADPRSAVQLPPRVAEDEPVGAGAGEVRV; encoded by the coding sequence ATGTTGTGGGGATTGTTGTACGGGCTCGGTGCCGGCGCGGGACTGATCGGACTGGTCCACGCCGTGTACGGAACGAGCCGGCCGGCCCGGCCTGGGCTGCTGCGCCGGTGGCAGGCCGCCCGGCGCACGGGGGCGGCGAGCCAGAACGCGCGGGCGCGCACCCGCGTCCAGCTGGGCTTGGCCGCAGCCGTGTTCGTGGTGGTGTGGCTGGCCACCGGAGTGTTCGTGCTGGCTGTGGTGGGCGCCTGCGCGCTCGCGGGTATCCCGTGGCTGCTCGCGCCGATCAAGCAGGCGGCGGTGCGCATCGACCAGTTGGAGGCGCTGGCGGAATGGACGCAGCGCCTGAGCAACGCACTGCGCGTGGGCAAGGGCCTGCTCCAGGCGATGAAGGACTCCCGCACCGGGTGCCCGGAGCCGATCGCGGGGCCGGTGGCGGACCTGGGTGAGCGGCTGGAGCTGCGGGTGGCACCGGAGACGGCGCTGCGTGCCTTCGCCGACGACATCGACGATGTGACGGGAGACCGGGTGGCGGCGGCGCTGATTCTCGCGGTGACCTCCGCGGGCCGGGGCCGCGGGCTGGCTGATTCCCTGGAGTTGTACGCGGTGGCCGTACGCGCGGAAGTCGCCAGCCGCCAGAAGATCGAAGCGCAGCGGAAGAAGTCCCGCACCACGCTGAAAATTCTGATCTACATCCTGCTGGGAGTGGTGGGCCTCGGCCTGATGATCCCGTCCTACACCGCTCCCTACGCCTCGCTGATGGGCCAGTTGGTCTTGGCGGTCGTCGCGCTGCTGCTGGCCGCCACGCTGGTGTGGGTCCGTCAGCTGTCGATCCCCTCATCTGCCCCCCGTCTCCTGATCGCGGACCCGCGCAGCGCCGTGCAGTTGCCCCCGCGCGTGGCCGAGGACGAGCCGGTGGGCGCAGGCGCCGGGGAGGTGCGGGTATGA
- a CDS encoding type II secretion system F family protein, with protein sequence MNTSALVLGCGMGLGLALLVRALMPARPGLGQVLQPPSSRSARGASGGYDRDEVWGQWVMRRLSGVPGLKLPVRELELLGTSPAKLILKKAALAGMGFMWPWLFLLPPMLVGLPVPFFVPGVFGLGTAALAWIVPDLEVRAKAKRARREFAYAMAAYLDLIALQRGADSGPTEALARTAKVADGWAFRRVDEALMRAQVEKIPPWQALRELTRELDLPALDDVADIMRQSSHDGAAVADTLRKRAASLSTQLLEEQTAEANSDSEKMTAPISVVAVLLMFLMGFPAVLRILTIGG encoded by the coding sequence ATGAACACGAGCGCGCTCGTGCTGGGGTGCGGCATGGGGTTGGGCCTGGCCCTCCTCGTGCGGGCTCTCATGCCCGCCCGTCCGGGACTGGGGCAGGTTCTTCAGCCCCCGTCCTCCCGCTCGGCGCGGGGCGCCTCGGGCGGCTATGACCGGGATGAGGTGTGGGGCCAGTGGGTGATGCGGCGCTTGTCGGGCGTGCCGGGCCTCAAGCTCCCTGTGCGGGAGCTGGAACTGCTCGGGACGTCCCCGGCCAAGCTGATCCTCAAGAAAGCGGCGCTGGCCGGCATGGGGTTCATGTGGCCGTGGCTCTTCCTGCTTCCCCCGATGCTCGTCGGCCTGCCAGTGCCGTTCTTCGTGCCCGGTGTCTTCGGTCTGGGGACGGCCGCGCTGGCGTGGATCGTGCCGGACCTGGAGGTGCGGGCGAAGGCCAAGCGGGCCCGCCGCGAATTCGCCTACGCGATGGCCGCCTACCTGGATTTGATCGCTCTCCAGCGGGGGGCGGACAGCGGACCGACCGAGGCCCTGGCGCGGACGGCGAAGGTTGCCGACGGGTGGGCCTTCCGCCGGGTGGATGAGGCGCTGATGCGCGCCCAGGTGGAGAAGATCCCGCCGTGGCAGGCGCTGCGCGAACTGACCCGGGAGCTGGATCTTCCGGCGCTGGATGATGTCGCCGACATCATGCGGCAATCCAGCCACGACGGGGCTGCGGTCGCCGACACCCTGCGCAAGCGCGCAGCGAGCCTGAGCACCCAGTTGCTGGAGGAGCAGACGGCCGAGGCGAACTCGGACAGCGAAAAGATGACGGCCCCGATCTCGGTTGTGGCCGTCCTGTTGATGTTCTTGATGGGATTCCCGGCCGTCCTGCGGATTTTGACCATCGGCGGCTAG